The Engystomops pustulosus chromosome 9, aEngPut4.maternal, whole genome shotgun sequence genome includes a window with the following:
- the MON1B gene encoding vacuolar fusion protein MON1 homolog B isoform X6, which translates to MMAEVSQSSDLAQGGSVEQEGDHQEHIENETCPETLQAPIDISEVEPTNTKLEISDKESHHGDEDDSRNDPNHSLLKAATDAINEQCSCTDGSLEDKPKVSDETEEAPSFMEQSGGLVEEEEMSNGGLKRDSKETTKEDKGSLDAGECLQQSCNTDGETDIMYDCSQPPQPMHTTGEEPLCKDTTDGKDTEMIHEKSPEQSNIEASPNETKLNNGLMDSEQRQLEDDYKELADTASDNTLEDSGDFPGISSVVGGVTSDASPPTTPVQREEDVTAESWRTKRKHVFVLSEAGKPIYSRYGNEEALSSTMGVMMALVSFVQSGNNAIRSIHSDAQKVVFLQQGPLVLVSVSRAPQSEEQLRKELQYVYYQIISMLTQASVARIFERKKNYDLRRLLAGSEKILDSLLDLLDTDPGFLLGAVRCVALPSPLRDSLSSILTKAITPNLVFSILVAEQKLVTVVQERAVIEDCRLDPADLHLLLNLIGASSAFQAGEIWTPICLPRFNPDGYFYAYISYLDPECTVCLVLLSTDKESFYAVSGCKKKIQEAMEAQNSLQALAGALRCCSYSVSLVGVPELLHFVYKPLDIPETYRQLPQFTSPETDGPYSSEEERQRLFDLYRYLHCRIHSSARPLRLIYHVAEKETLLAWVTSKFELYTAFSSLVTKVGAINVITKLLRWIKREEDRLFIRYPPKYSTTPVPGKGAKSSKSDRTDSSQNGFFTGL; encoded by the exons ATGATGGCTGAAGTGTCACAATCGTCTGATCTTGCACAAGGGGGCAGCGTGGAGCAGGAGGGCG ATCACCAGGAACACATAGAAAATGAGACCTGTCCCGAGACTTTGCAGGCACCTATTGATATCTCAGAAGTTGAGCCAACAAATACCAAGTTGGAAATTTCAGACAAGGAAAGTCATCACGGCGATGAAGATGATTCCAGGAATGATCCCAACCACTCTCTTTTAAAGGCGGCCACAGATGCCATCAATGAACAATGCAGTTGCACAGATGGTTCTCTGGAGGACAAGCCCAAGGTCTCTGATGAGACTGAGGAGGCCCCCAGTTTTATGGAACAAAGTGGGGGCTTAGTAGAAGAGGAGGAAATGTCAAATGGGGGTTTAAAGAGGGATTCAAAGGAGACCACTAAAGAAGACAAGGGGAGTTTAGATGCGGGTGAATGTTTACAGCAATCCTGTAATACAGATGGTGAGACTGACATAATGTATGATTGCAGCCAGCCACCACAGCCCATGCACACTACTGGTGAAGAGCCATTATGCAAGGACACAACAGATGGTAAAGACACTGAGATGATACATGAAAAGAGTCCAGAGCAAAGTAATATAGAGGCCTCTCCTAATGAGACCAAACTAAACAATGGACTTATGGACTCCGAGCAAAGGCAACTGGAGGACGACTACAAGGAGCTGGCAGATACTGCCTCGGATAATACATTGGAGGACTCTGGGGATTTCCCTGGGATCTCCTCGGTGGTTGGAGGAGTGACTTCTGATGCTTCCCCACCTACTACCCCTGTGCAGCGGGAGGAGGATGTCACGGCGGAGAGCTGGCGCACCAAGCGGAAGCATGTGTTTGTCTTAAGCGAAGcaggaaaacctatttactccaGATACGGAAATGAAGAGGCGCTATCTTCCACCATGGGTGTCATGATGGCGCTGGTCAGCTTTGTCCAGAGTGGAAATAACGCCATCCGCTCCATCCATTCTG ACGCACAGAAAGTGGTCTTCCTGCAGCAGGGCCCCCTGGTATTGGTTTCTGTGTCCCGGGCTCCTCAGTCGGAGGAGCAGCTGCGGAAGGAGCTGCAGTACGTCTACTACCAGATAATCAGCATGCTCACACAGGCCAGTGTCGCTCGGATATTTGAACGCAAGAAGAATTATGACCTGAGGCGGCTTCTTGCTGGCTCTGAAAAGATTCTAGATAGCTTATTAGACTTGCTGGATACAGATCCTGGCTTCCTTCTGGGAGCAGTACGATGTGTGGCCTTGCCCAGCCCATTACGGGACTCTTTAAGCTCCATTCTAACCAAGGCCATAACTCCAAACTTGGTGTTTTCCATCTTGGTAGCAGAGCAGAAGCTTGTGACTGTGGTGCAGGAGCGGGCAGTCATTGAGGATTGCCGCCTGGACCCTGCTGACCTCCACCTGCTGCTGAACCTTATCGGTGCCTCCTCTGCCTTTCAGGCGGGAGAGATCTGGACTCCTATCTGCCTTCCACGATTTAATCCAGATGGCTATTTTTATGCTTATATCTCGTACTTGGACCCTGAATGCACTGTGTGTTTGGTGCTGCTATCTACAGATAAAGAGTCTTTCTATGCAGTGTCTGGCTGTAAGAAAaagatccaggaggccatggaagcaCAGAACTCTCTGCAGGCCTTGGCTGGGGCCCTCCGCTGCTGCTCATATAGTGTGTCACTTGTAGGGGTCCCTGAGCTCTTGCATTTTGTCTACAAGCCCCTTGACATCCCAGAAACCTACCGACAGCTTCCACAATTCACCAG TCCTGAAACAGATGGACCATACTCAAGTGAAGAGGAGCGACAGAGACTCTTTGATCTGTACCGGTACCTGCACTGCCGCATTCACAGCTCGGCACGACCCCTGCGCCTCATTTACCACGTGGCAGAGAAGGAGACGCTGCTAGCCTGG GTAACCAGTAAGTTTGAGCTGTACACGGCATTCAGCTCCTTGGTGACTAAGGTGGGTGCAATAAATGTCATAACCAAGCTGCTCCGCTGGATCAAGAGGGAGGAAGATCGTCTATTCATACGTTATCCTCCAAAATATTCCACAACCCCCGTCCCTGGGAAAGGGGCTAAATCCAGCAAGTCTGATAGGACTGACTCTTCTCAGAACGGCTTCTTCACTGGACTCTAG